One genomic region from Nitrospirota bacterium encodes:
- a CDS encoding CoA transferase: protein MSVSDPSLPLAGVRVVDLTGSYAGPYCTMMLGDMGAEIIKVERPPGGDECRTWGPPFRGGESPWFLSANRNKKSVLLNVKSPAGRSALNALVESADVFVENMRPGALERSELGYEELSKNHAALIYCAITGFGMDGPLRDSPAYDLLGEGYGGIMSVSTEEGRRPLKVGTAVSDIVAGMFAAFAIVSCLHRRQRTGRGEFIDISLLDGQIAFMAPRLAAFLVGDEPQRCRGGAESPIAIYRSFKAKDGYLTLAVGNDQIWARLCKVLGMKSWMNDPRLGTNADRKQNQDVIFDALEREVQTKTRRDWIRIFSEAGVPCGPVNTCEDVVGDEQVIARKMITELEHASLGRIRLAGAPWKLGGLTETAASPPPVLGEHTEEVLRSAGLTPEAIAAVRSESEPPA from the coding sequence ATGTCCGTCTCAGATCCATCACTGCCACTCGCCGGCGTTCGAGTCGTGGATCTCACGGGCTCCTACGCGGGGCCCTACTGCACCATGATGCTTGGGGATATGGGGGCGGAGATCATCAAAGTAGAGCGTCCGCCCGGAGGAGACGAGTGTCGCACGTGGGGCCCGCCATTCAGGGGCGGTGAGAGTCCGTGGTTTCTATCCGCCAATCGCAATAAGAAGAGCGTTCTCCTCAACGTGAAGTCGCCCGCCGGTCGGAGCGCGCTAAATGCGCTCGTGGAATCGGCCGACGTATTCGTGGAGAACATGCGACCGGGCGCCCTGGAACGAAGCGAACTCGGGTATGAGGAACTGTCGAAGAACCACGCCGCGTTGATTTACTGTGCCATCACCGGATTCGGCATGGACGGGCCGCTCCGAGATTCTCCAGCCTACGATCTCCTTGGGGAGGGATACGGCGGAATCATGAGTGTGAGCACGGAAGAGGGGCGGCGGCCTCTCAAGGTGGGAACGGCGGTTTCGGATATCGTTGCCGGAATGTTTGCGGCATTCGCGATCGTCAGTTGCCTCCACCGAAGACAAAGGACGGGCCGCGGTGAGTTCATCGACATCTCGTTGCTCGACGGACAGATCGCTTTCATGGCGCCGCGCCTGGCGGCATTCCTGGTGGGGGATGAACCACAGCGATGCAGGGGTGGCGCGGAATCACCCATTGCCATTTATCGATCCTTCAAGGCAAAGGATGGATACTTGACGCTGGCCGTGGGGAACGATCAGATCTGGGCCCGATTGTGCAAGGTTCTCGGAATGAAAAGTTGGATGAATGACCCGCGTCTCGGAACGAACGCGGACCGAAAGCAAAACCAGGATGTGATATTCGATGCCCTTGAGCGTGAAGTTCAGACCAAGACGCGACGCGATTGGATTCGTATCTTCTCCGAGGCCGGCGTGCCTTGCGGTCCGGTGAACACCTGCGAAGATGTGGTAGGAGATGAACAGGTCATCGCACGGAAGATGATCACGGAACTGGAACACGCCAGCCTGGGAAGGATTCGGCTTGCAGGTGCGCCCTGGAAACTGGGGGGACTGACGGAAACCGCCGCGAGCCCGCCACCCGTCTTGGGGGAGCACACGGAAGAAGTTCTCCGCTCCGCCGGATTGACGCCGGAGGCCATCGCTGCTGTTCGAAGCGAAAGCGAGCCGCCGGCATGA
- a CDS encoding 3-oxoacyl-ACP reductase FabG yields the protein MNTSLEGKVAIVTGASRGLGRAICIALAEAGAKVAAAARSGKGLDETGEAVKRAGGEFLAIPADVSSSADCVSIVDQTHKQFGKIDILVNNAGVLLEKPFLEIEEREWQQVIETNLGACYRLCRGAGKHMVQAGSGSVINITSIWSEMGVNRMAAYSASKGGVVSLTYALAVEWARFGVRVNAISPGYFDSGMTDEAMKVPRVKDAILGRIPMRRIGRPEELGPLVVYLASEASSFVTGSVFTIDGGETASW from the coding sequence ATGAACACTTCCTTGGAGGGCAAGGTTGCGATTGTCACTGGAGCCAGCCGGGGACTCGGACGCGCGATTTGCATCGCGCTGGCCGAGGCGGGTGCGAAGGTGGCCGCGGCGGCGCGAAGCGGGAAGGGCCTGGACGAAACCGGTGAGGCGGTCAAACGAGCCGGCGGTGAATTTCTCGCCATCCCCGCCGATGTGTCCTCTTCCGCCGACTGTGTCTCCATCGTCGACCAGACCCACAAGCAATTCGGCAAGATTGACATTCTGGTGAACAATGCGGGAGTTCTACTCGAGAAACCCTTCCTGGAGATCGAAGAGCGGGAGTGGCAACAGGTCATCGAAACCAATCTGGGCGCATGCTACCGGCTGTGCCGCGGTGCGGGAAAACACATGGTCCAAGCCGGGTCGGGCAGCGTGATCAACATCACATCGATCTGGTCGGAGATGGGGGTGAACCGGATGGCCGCCTATTCCGCCTCAAAGGGCGGGGTGGTGAGTCTCACCTATGCCCTTGCGGTGGAGTGGGCCCGCTTCGGAGTGCGCGTGAACGCCATCTCGCCGGGATACTTTGATTCGGGCATGACCGACGAGGCCATGAAGGTGCCTCGGGTGAAAGACGCCATTCTCGGGCGGATACCGATGCGAAGAATTGGCCGGCCGGAGGAGTTGGGCCCGCTCGTTGTCTACCTTGCCTCGGAGGCTTCTTCATTCGTAACCGGCTCGGTATTCACAATCGATGGCGGGGAAACGGCCTCGTGGTAG
- a CDS encoding acyl-CoA dehydrogenase family protein translates to MTGEQREIRGHVRQIAQKEIAPRAAKTDATGSFPRENMDLLARLGLLGLAMPKENGGSGEGALSFCLAIEEIAKACASTATAYATQTHCAYPIMMAGSEEQRQRWLPALATGEKIGAIAFTEPQAGSDIGAMAATAERRSGEYLLNGRKMFITNGTEAGIFVVFASTDKAAGKKGFTAFVVEGGTRGLHAGPAEDKMGIRGSVTCSLEFQDCVVPEDHRLGNEGDGFALAFRFFDRSRPGIGALSVGIAQAALDYAAAYALERKQFGRPIADFQAIQFLLADMATSIAASRLLVYHAAMQTDRGSDGSRSGASMAKLFASDTAMRVTTDAVQILGGYGYSKEYPVERYMRDAKVTQIFEGTNQIQRLVIARSLLAGATGGVSQ, encoded by the coding sequence CTGACCGGGGAGCAGAGAGAGATCCGCGGCCATGTGCGCCAGATTGCGCAAAAGGAGATTGCCCCGCGTGCCGCGAAGACGGATGCCACCGGATCATTCCCCAGGGAGAACATGGATCTGCTGGCTCGACTCGGCCTTCTCGGGTTGGCCATGCCGAAGGAGAACGGTGGGAGCGGAGAGGGCGCGCTGAGTTTCTGCCTGGCGATTGAAGAGATCGCGAAAGCGTGCGCCTCAACCGCGACGGCCTACGCCACCCAAACTCACTGCGCATATCCGATCATGATGGCCGGCTCGGAGGAACAAAGACAGCGTTGGCTTCCGGCCCTGGCCACCGGCGAGAAAATCGGCGCCATTGCTTTCACCGAGCCACAGGCGGGAAGCGATATCGGAGCCATGGCAGCCACAGCGGAAAGGCGTTCTGGAGAATATCTCCTGAATGGCCGGAAGATGTTCATCACCAACGGAACAGAAGCCGGGATTTTCGTCGTCTTCGCTTCAACGGACAAGGCCGCCGGCAAGAAGGGATTCACCGCCTTCGTTGTCGAGGGCGGGACCAGGGGTCTCCACGCGGGTCCCGCGGAGGACAAGATGGGCATCCGCGGATCGGTCACCTGCTCCCTGGAGTTCCAGGACTGTGTCGTTCCCGAAGACCATCGTCTCGGCAATGAAGGGGATGGATTCGCGCTGGCCTTCCGGTTCTTCGACCGATCGCGCCCGGGCATCGGCGCCCTATCGGTGGGTATTGCCCAGGCGGCCTTGGACTATGCCGCCGCCTACGCTCTGGAGAGGAAGCAGTTCGGCCGGCCGATCGCGGATTTCCAGGCGATTCAGTTCCTGCTGGCGGACATGGCCACGTCGATTGCCGCCTCCAGGTTGCTCGTTTACCATGCGGCCATGCAGACCGACCGAGGATCGGATGGATCCCGATCCGGGGCTTCGATGGCGAAACTTTTCGCCTCCGACACGGCCATGCGGGTGACCACGGATGCGGTGCAGATCCTCGGAGGGTACGGCTATTCCAAGGAGTATCCCGTCGAGCGTTACATGCGGGACGCCAAGGTGACCCAGATTTTTGAGGGAACGAACCAGATCCAGCGTCTGGTCATCGCCCGGTCCCTCCTGGCGGGAGCCACGGGGGGTGTGAGCCAGTGA
- a CDS encoding methylmalonyl-CoA mutase, whose protein sequence is MNRKKKAGSRDHGITTSRKEEVPREDRSPERPGSRSDGYRERPKRTTTWSGLEVQESYSRKDAPSDREPPGEYPFTRGIHPNMYRGRFWTRREVCGIGGPKDTNELIKYLQREGQTGVNVIFDIPTMTGLDADHPRVPHEIGVQGTSVSSFQDMVDLFAGIPIEELSVSLVVTSSAAPVILSMFLELAAKRGVDTSKLRGTVQNDPLHHRYCGYPAAFAPIGLALHTAVDIMEYTTRKVPGWHPINVNGYDFRESGINAPQEMAFALAQAEAYIQAALARGLPIDSFAPRFAFYMSAHIDILEEVAKLRAIRRMWARMMMEKYGAKNPDSMKFHFAVHTAGCALYPQQPMVNVVRIAYQALAATLAGAGSLHCCAYDEPFALPTRESHRLALRTQQVLAYETGVANTADPLGGSYYVESLTDRLEEEARQVLNTIVEQGGMVEAIDSGWIDREMDKAALQHQKEVESGERTIVGVNAFTISPTEDTQVVGEEAPASSKKEQIRRLVFLREGRDGGSVNTALRKLGERARRAREFSMKVRESLKGRSTPLAPIASPGHGEISDVNLIPAMRDAVRYGATLGEVLGVVREGFGEPYDPMGVLMNPFE, encoded by the coding sequence GTGAACCGAAAGAAGAAGGCCGGATCACGGGATCACGGGATCACGACCTCCAGGAAGGAGGAAGTGCCGCGGGAGGACAGGAGTCCGGAGCGGCCGGGATCACGGTCGGATGGCTACCGTGAGCGTCCCAAGCGAACGACCACTTGGTCCGGGCTGGAGGTTCAGGAATCCTACTCGCGGAAGGACGCACCGTCCGACCGCGAACCGCCGGGGGAATATCCCTTCACTCGCGGCATTCATCCGAACATGTACCGCGGCCGGTTCTGGACGCGCCGGGAGGTCTGTGGGATCGGCGGGCCCAAGGATACGAATGAACTCATCAAGTATCTTCAGCGAGAGGGTCAGACCGGTGTCAATGTCATCTTCGACATTCCAACCATGACGGGGTTGGATGCGGATCATCCGCGCGTTCCCCATGAAATCGGCGTGCAGGGAACCTCCGTCTCTTCGTTTCAAGATATGGTGGACCTCTTCGCCGGAATCCCTATCGAGGAGTTGAGCGTTTCGCTTGTCGTCACTTCTTCCGCCGCGCCGGTCATTCTCTCCATGTTCCTGGAGTTGGCGGCGAAACGGGGGGTGGACACTTCGAAGCTCCGGGGAACCGTTCAAAACGATCCGTTGCATCACCGATACTGCGGCTACCCCGCGGCCTTTGCGCCGATCGGCCTCGCTCTGCATACGGCGGTCGACATTATGGAATACACGACGCGGAAGGTTCCCGGCTGGCATCCGATCAACGTGAACGGATACGATTTCCGGGAGAGCGGGATCAATGCGCCGCAGGAAATGGCCTTCGCCCTCGCGCAGGCCGAGGCGTACATCCAGGCCGCCTTGGCGCGAGGACTTCCGATCGATTCCTTCGCGCCGCGGTTCGCTTTCTACATGTCCGCCCATATCGACATCCTCGAGGAAGTGGCCAAGCTGCGCGCCATCCGAAGAATGTGGGCCCGGATGATGATGGAGAAATACGGAGCGAAGAATCCCGATTCCATGAAATTCCACTTTGCCGTTCACACCGCGGGTTGCGCGTTGTATCCGCAACAGCCGATGGTCAACGTCGTCCGTATCGCCTATCAGGCGCTCGCCGCCACTCTGGCCGGCGCCGGCTCGCTCCACTGCTGCGCGTACGATGAACCGTTTGCCTTGCCCACCCGGGAGTCACATCGCCTGGCGCTTCGAACGCAGCAAGTTCTGGCCTACGAAACGGGCGTGGCCAATACGGCCGACCCCTTGGGAGGATCTTATTACGTAGAATCGCTTACCGATCGGCTGGAGGAGGAGGCGCGCCAGGTTCTGAATACGATCGTCGAACAAGGAGGAATGGTCGAGGCGATCGATTCGGGTTGGATCGATCGGGAGATGGACAAGGCGGCGCTCCAGCACCAGAAAGAAGTTGAATCGGGGGAGCGGACAATCGTGGGGGTTAATGCGTTCACGATTTCTCCCACGGAGGATACGCAGGTTGTCGGAGAAGAGGCGCCGGCGTCATCAAAGAAGGAGCAGATCCGGAGGCTGGTCTTCCTCCGGGAGGGCCGGGATGGTGGGTCCGTGAATACGGCCCTCCGGAAACTCGGTGAGAGGGCCAGGCGCGCCCGGGAATTCTCGATGAAAGTGCGGGAGTCGTTGAAAGGGCGGTCGACACCTCTTGCCCCCATCGCCTCGCCCGGCCATGGCGAGATCTCCGATGTGAATCTGATTCCCGCGATGCGTGACGCCGTTCGATACGGGGCCACGCTGGGCGAGGTCCTCGGCGTCGTTCGCGAGGGATTTGGGGAACCGTACGATCCCATGGGTGTCTTGATGAATCCGTTCGAATGA
- a CDS encoding cobalamin B12-binding domain-containing protein, giving the protein MRRRRILMAKVGMDGHDRGVKVVSTLLREAGFEVVYLGKLLTADTVVEAAIQESADAIGLSFLSGEHVTYTRDVIRLMKKRGLVGKKGPVVKLFVGGVFPNTDIPKIKSAGADDVFPAGTLVEEIVRRIDSVI; this is encoded by the coding sequence ATGAGGCGACGTAGAATCCTGATGGCCAAGGTGGGCATGGATGGCCATGACCGGGGCGTGAAGGTGGTGAGCACGCTCCTTCGTGAAGCAGGCTTCGAAGTGGTGTATCTCGGAAAGCTCCTCACCGCGGATACCGTGGTCGAGGCCGCCATCCAGGAGAGTGCCGATGCGATCGGCCTTTCATTCCTGTCCGGCGAGCACGTCACGTACACCCGGGACGTCATCCGTCTGATGAAGAAGCGGGGATTGGTGGGAAAGAAAGGCCCCGTGGTCAAACTGTTCGTAGGCGGCGTGTTTCCCAACACAGACATCCCGAAGATCAAGTCTGCCGGGGCGGACGATGTTTTTCCCGCGGGAACGCTGGTGGAGGAAATCGTGCGGCGGATCGATTCGGTGATTTGA
- a CDS encoding MaoC family dehydratase, producing MLTRKRYEDLKVGDRVALTRTITETDIILFAGLTGDNYPVHIDEEYARHTRFGGRIAHGMLVGSFVSTLNGWLLGIGGGISLKQTLEFRKPVRPGDTISAVAEITELIPEKRQLRVKHTLTNQKGEIVITGEALEMKDLEEAP from the coding sequence ATGCTGACCCGAAAACGGTACGAGGATCTGAAAGTCGGAGATCGTGTCGCATTGACGCGCACCATTACGGAAACGGACATCATTCTGTTCGCGGGTCTCACCGGGGACAACTACCCGGTCCACATCGACGAGGAGTACGCCAGGCATACCCGTTTCGGCGGGCGGATCGCCCATGGAATGCTGGTGGGAAGCTTCGTGTCCACTTTGAACGGATGGCTGTTGGGCATCGGGGGTGGGATATCGCTGAAGCAAACCCTGGAGTTCCGAAAGCCCGTTCGTCCGGGCGACACGATATCGGCGGTGGCCGAAATCACGGAGCTGATCCCCGAAAAGCGTCAGCTTCGGGTGAAGCACACCCTGACCAACCAGAAGGGTGAGATCGTGATTACGGGCGAAGCATTGGAAATGAAGGACCTTGAGGAAGCCCCGTGA
- a CDS encoding radical SAM protein gives MSHSLISKPIPSSKYYFERYLSPRKRHAAENLRPRIVDFELTSKCAGACTYCYTSSPFFKGQDMPTELALRLVDELVELGISQVQWCGGDPILHADWEKVVTYAGEKGLNNSVFVAGIVSKRVATILASLPNLHLVGINFDTIDPEEFAKTHTQGRVLKIKYQALENLKEAGFHPSRIMPCLTLTKPIARSIERTLDYLVDEWGAGYVPMFVYHPIGQGTDDAFTPNRDEIRRAYEYRAKKMGDHWLRIGPTECGKFYCRSKFHITYDGRVLPCAVLYDFEVGNVNREPLKEIVSKNATKLCYDFDIHGPCAKCADSDVCWGCRANAYFYSGDITGSDPMCWKHGGVPIRRRVSGGIPCGVSAG, from the coding sequence GTGAGTCACTCGCTCATCTCCAAACCCATCCCTTCGAGCAAGTACTACTTCGAACGCTACCTCAGTCCGAGAAAGCGGCACGCCGCGGAGAATCTTCGGCCGAGGATCGTGGATTTCGAACTGACATCGAAGTGCGCGGGCGCCTGCACGTATTGCTACACGAGCAGCCCGTTCTTCAAGGGGCAGGACATGCCCACCGAGCTGGCGCTCCGTTTGGTGGATGAGCTGGTGGAACTGGGGATTTCGCAGGTGCAGTGGTGCGGGGGCGATCCGATCCTCCACGCGGACTGGGAGAAGGTCGTGACGTACGCGGGGGAGAAAGGCCTCAACAACAGTGTCTTCGTCGCGGGCATCGTCTCCAAGCGGGTCGCGACAATCCTCGCCTCGCTTCCCAACCTCCACCTCGTAGGGATTAATTTCGATACCATCGACCCTGAAGAGTTCGCGAAGACGCACACGCAGGGCAGGGTGTTGAAGATCAAATACCAGGCGCTGGAGAATCTGAAGGAAGCGGGGTTTCATCCGAGTCGGATCATGCCCTGCCTCACACTGACCAAGCCCATCGCGCGGTCGATCGAACGGACGCTGGACTACCTGGTGGACGAGTGGGGCGCCGGATACGTGCCGATGTTCGTTTACCATCCAATCGGGCAGGGGACCGACGATGCTTTTACGCCGAACAGGGATGAAATCCGACGGGCCTATGAGTATCGGGCGAAGAAGATGGGCGATCATTGGCTGAGAATCGGTCCGACGGAATGCGGCAAATTCTACTGTCGTTCGAAGTTCCACATTACATACGACGGGCGAGTGCTGCCCTGCGCGGTGTTGTATGATTTTGAAGTTGGGAATGTGAACCGGGAGCCGTTGAAGGAAATTGTGTCGAAAAATGCGACCAAACTGTGCTACGACTTTGACATCCACGGACCGTGCGCGAAGTGCGCGGACAGCGACGTGTGCTGGGGCTGCCGGGCCAATGCGTACTTTTACTCGGGCGACATCACCGGGTCGGATCCGATGTGTTGGAAACACGGAGGCGTGCCGATCCGTCGCCGGGTTTCGGGAGGGATCCCCTGCGGCGTTTCCGCTGGATAA
- a CDS encoding glucose 1-dehydrogenase, with product MGVLQGKTAIVTGGASGIGRAIAGRLAQEGAWVGVVDLNEEGALEAVKEIESRGGAGGAFRADITQYAAVQSCVTKIEEARGSIDVLVNNAGWDMILPFAEMTEDYWNKVIDINYKGPLHLCRAVVEGMIRNKKGKIISISSDAGRVGSSGESVYAGCKAAIIALSKTLARELARHQVTVNVVCPGPTDTPFLKRVTGGEMGAKVIDAMIKATPLRRLAKPEDIAGAVLYFASPDADFVTGQVLSVSGGLTMVG from the coding sequence ATGGGTGTGTTGCAAGGGAAGACAGCGATCGTGACCGGCGGGGCGAGCGGAATCGGCCGCGCCATCGCGGGGCGTCTTGCTCAGGAAGGAGCCTGGGTCGGTGTCGTCGACCTGAATGAAGAAGGCGCTCTCGAGGCCGTGAAGGAAATCGAATCGCGTGGAGGTGCGGGCGGCGCCTTCAGGGCGGACATCACTCAATACGCCGCGGTCCAATCGTGCGTGACGAAGATCGAGGAGGCGCGGGGGTCGATCGACGTTCTTGTGAACAACGCCGGGTGGGACATGATTCTTCCCTTCGCTGAGATGACGGAGGATTACTGGAACAAAGTCATCGACATCAACTACAAAGGACCTCTCCACCTGTGTCGCGCGGTGGTGGAAGGCATGATCCGGAACAAGAAGGGGAAAATCATCAGCATATCGTCGGATGCCGGTCGGGTAGGGTCGAGTGGCGAATCGGTCTACGCCGGCTGCAAGGCGGCGATCATCGCTTTGTCAAAGACGCTGGCACGTGAACTGGCCCGCCACCAGGTCACCGTGAACGTGGTTTGTCCGGGGCCGACCGATACTCCCTTTCTCAAACGTGTCACCGGCGGTGAGATGGGTGCGAAAGTGATCGATGCCATGATCAAGGCCACTCCGCTGCGGCGGCTGGCGAAGCCCGAAGATATCGCCGGTGCGGTGCTTTATTTCGCGTCGCCGGATGCGGATTTTGTCACCGGACAGGTTCTGAGCGTCAGCGGCGGACTGACGATGGTGGGTTGA
- the menB gene encoding 1,4-dihydroxy-2-naphthoyl-CoA synthase, translated as MSYEDILYEKKDGIAVITINRPKVYNAFRGKTVDEMIAAFKDSWHDSAIGAVVLTGTGDKAFCTGGDQKDRGEKGYGDAKTGIGLDMETLHWIIRAVPKPVIAAVNGYAIGGGHVLHVICDLTIASDTAKFGQVGPKVGSFDAGFGSAYLARVVGEKKAREIWYLCRQYTAQEALAMGLVNKVVAPDKLMDEAWAWGREILSKSGTAIQVLKQSFNADTDHIEGIGRMSESALALFVQTPEAHEGLNAFKEKRPPEFSKFRK; from the coding sequence ATGAGCTACGAAGATATCCTGTACGAGAAGAAAGACGGTATCGCCGTCATCACGATCAACCGACCGAAAGTCTACAACGCCTTTCGGGGGAAGACGGTGGACGAAATGATCGCGGCCTTCAAAGACTCATGGCACGATTCGGCAATCGGGGCGGTCGTCTTGACGGGGACCGGCGACAAGGCGTTTTGCACGGGCGGCGACCAGAAAGACCGTGGAGAGAAGGGGTACGGGGATGCGAAGACCGGCATCGGGCTCGACATGGAAACGTTGCATTGGATCATTCGCGCCGTTCCAAAACCCGTGATCGCCGCCGTGAATGGATACGCCATCGGGGGAGGTCACGTCCTCCATGTCATCTGCGACCTGACGATTGCATCGGACACGGCGAAGTTCGGACAGGTGGGCCCGAAGGTGGGGAGTTTCGACGCCGGCTTCGGTTCGGCCTACCTCGCGAGGGTGGTGGGTGAAAAGAAGGCGCGCGAGATATGGTACCTCTGCCGCCAGTACACCGCGCAGGAAGCTCTGGCCATGGGGCTGGTGAACAAGGTTGTCGCTCCCGACAAGCTCATGGATGAAGCATGGGCGTGGGGCCGGGAAATCCTTTCCAAGAGCGGCACGGCCATCCAGGTTCTTAAGCAGTCTTTCAACGCCGATACGGACCATATCGAAGGCATCGGCCGCATGAGCGAAAGCGCGCTGGCCTTGTTCGTCCAAACCCCCGAAGCCCACGAGGGTCTCAACGCGTTCAAAGAAAAGCGGCCTCCCGAGTTTTCCAAGTTCCGAAAATAA
- a CDS encoding SIS domain-containing protein encodes MKNGFVANYFSALKGLMDRIPAEKFDHLCERFLEAYREDRQVFTFGNGGSATTASHFTQDVNKSVSSELPKRFRVICLNDNLSILMAYANDVSYEEVFVQQLINFLRPGDFVLAISGSGNSKNVLKAVDYANSHGAKTFGLTGFSGGKLIGMAHESIHVPAHDMQKVEDLHLVILHMAVQKLYGVLHKDESVTGGLCHIRC; translated from the coding sequence ATGAAAAACGGGTTCGTCGCCAACTATTTTTCCGCCTTGAAAGGATTGATGGATCGGATCCCTGCGGAGAAGTTCGACCATCTGTGCGAGCGGTTCCTGGAAGCGTACCGGGAGGACCGGCAGGTTTTCACCTTCGGCAACGGGGGTAGCGCCACCACCGCTTCCCACTTCACGCAGGACGTCAACAAGAGCGTCTCTTCGGAACTGCCCAAGAGGTTTCGCGTCATCTGCCTCAACGACAATCTTTCGATCCTCATGGCCTACGCCAACGACGTGTCCTATGAGGAAGTATTCGTTCAGCAGCTGATCAATTTCCTCCGCCCAGGAGACTTCGTTCTAGCCATATCCGGAAGCGGCAATTCAAAAAATGTTCTGAAAGCGGTTGATTACGCGAATTCGCACGGCGCCAAGACCTTCGGCCTGACCGGATTCAGCGGCGGCAAACTGATTGGCATGGCCCACGAGTCCATCCACGTTCCCGCCCACGACATGCAGAAAGTGGAGGACCTCCACCTCGTCATTCTCCACATGGCCGTTCAGAAACTTTACGGCGTGCTGCACAAGGACGAATCCGTCACCGGCGGCCTTTGCCACATCCGCTGCTGA
- a CDS encoding adenylyltransferase/cytidyltransferase family protein, protein MLPRNRLLARVRQLRREGRSIVTTNGSFDLLHAGHVRYLEEARRQGDILVVGLNTDASVRRNKGPNRPIVPQAFRAQMLAALTCVDYVTLFDEKDPRRLLGLIRPDVHVNGAEYGKNCIESGVVRKAGGRLHLIPKFHGLSTSRLLRKIRSLPKI, encoded by the coding sequence ATCCTCCCTCGCAACCGGCTCTTGGCGCGAGTGCGACAGCTCCGCCGCGAAGGCCGAAGCATTGTGACCACGAATGGTTCTTTCGATCTCCTTCATGCGGGACACGTTCGATACCTGGAGGAGGCGCGGCGCCAGGGGGACATCCTCGTCGTGGGGCTCAATACGGATGCTTCGGTTCGCCGGAACAAAGGGCCGAATCGCCCCATCGTCCCTCAGGCGTTCAGAGCTCAAATGCTCGCCGCGCTTACATGCGTGGACTACGTCACTCTGTTCGATGAGAAGGATCCCCGGCGTCTGCTCGGCCTGATTCGTCCGGATGTGCACGTGAATGGCGCCGAGTACGGTAAGAATTGCATCGAAAGCGGTGTGGTCCGGAAGGCCGGTGGGCGGCTTCATCTCATCCCGAAATTCCACGGCCTCTCCACCAGCCGCCTGCTTCGGAAGATCCGCAGCCTTCCCAAGATTTAG
- a CDS encoding bifunctional hydroxymethylpyrimidine kinase/phosphomethylpyrimidine kinase, which yields MTAPSPTLSRARSLALIRAFRGKRILVLGDVMLDRYVRGNVSRISPEAPVQVVHVQKEEYSLGGSGNTARNIVALGGQASGIGVRGADAHGRELASQYRKAGMAPHNLVVDRTRPTTVKVRVVGHSQQLLRLDYESARPIDGSLQIALVRCLKREVPRSDLIVVSDYQKGTVTRETMTALMRFARRHRKAVVVDPKPANALLYKHVSLLTPNWSEARLMSGLDEAGAEDPHAVGVALRKRFGSSILITQGEKGMMLFERSNRGGRSTVAPVSIPTQAREVYDVTGAGDTVIATLALALAAGAGAIEAALLANAAAGVAVGRVGTTAVTAEDLIRATQDQP from the coding sequence ATGACCGCGCCGAGTCCCACGCTCTCTCGGGCGCGCAGCTTGGCGCTCATTCGCGCGTTCCGTGGAAAACGGATCCTCGTCCTGGGCGATGTGATGCTCGATCGATACGTCCGAGGCAACGTCAGCCGTATCTCCCCGGAGGCTCCGGTTCAAGTCGTCCACGTCCAAAAGGAGGAATACTCGTTGGGAGGATCCGGCAATACCGCGAGAAACATCGTAGCCCTCGGAGGTCAGGCTTCCGGAATCGGCGTCCGCGGCGCCGATGCGCACGGTCGGGAGCTGGCAAGCCAGTACCGAAAGGCCGGGATGGCGCCGCACAACCTGGTGGTCGACCGCACGCGTCCGACCACCGTCAAAGTGCGCGTCGTCGGTCACAGCCAGCAGCTTTTGCGGCTCGACTATGAATCCGCCCGCCCCATCGATGGATCCCTCCAAATCGCCCTCGTTCGCTGTCTCAAACGCGAGGTCCCTCGATCGGATCTCATCGTGGTTTCGGACTACCAGAAAGGCACCGTAACCAGAGAAACCATGACCGCCTTGATGCGGTTCGCCCGGCGTCACCGCAAGGCCGTGGTTGTGGACCCCAAGCCCGCAAACGCCCTCCTCTACAAGCACGTCTCGCTCCTCACTCCCAACTGGTCGGAGGCCCGACTGATGAGCGGCCTCGACGAGGCCGGAGCGGAAGACCCGCATGCGGTGGGCGTGGCCCTGCGGAAACGTTTCGGAAGTTCGATCCTCATCACGCAGGGGGAGAAGGGCATGATGCTTTTCGAACGCTCCAACCGCGGCGGTCGATCGACGGTAGCCCCGGTTTCCATCCCCACCCAGGCGCGCGAGGTCTATGACGTGACCGGCGCGGGCGATACGGTTATTGCCACGCTGGCACTGGCCCTCGCCGCCGGAGCCGGCGCCATCGAAGCCGCGCTGCTGGCCAACGCAGCCGCGGGCGTTGCCGTGGGCCGTGTCGGTACGACAGCCGTTACCGCGGAAGATCTGATCCGTGCCACGCAAGACCAACCCTGA